A region of the Alligator mississippiensis isolate rAllMis1 chromosome 5, rAllMis1, whole genome shotgun sequence genome:
gtgctgggagcagaggtctgggctgtgcaggggggagctgggagtgctGGGGGGATCCAGGCTATCCTGGGGGGAGTTGGGAGTGCTGGCGGGGGGGACTAGGGGTGCTTGGGGAGTCTGGGCCGTGTGCCGGGGGGCTGCGAGTGGTGCTGACCTGCCCCGCTCCCCCAGGCTGATCATCAGCAAGAAGGAGcgcatgctgcagaagggctccGGCTTCCACCTGGACCTGCTGCTCATCGTGGCCATGGGTGGCTGCTTCGCGCTGTTCGGGCTTCCCTGGCTGGCGGCTGCCACGGTGCGCTCGGTCACGCACGCCAACGCGCTCACCGTCATGAGCAAGGCCGTGGCGCCCGGCGACAAGCCCAAGATCCAGGAGGTGAAGGAGCAGCGTGTCACCGGACTGCTGGTGGCCGTGCTCGTGGGTGAGTCCTGCCCACGCCGTGCCCAGCCCtgttccaccctggctgggcctggggtagctctggggggcgggagggtgatgctgggtgcagcctggtctgcagggtgcccttggggagtgggagcaggcgTGCAGGCCCAGGGCACAGGTgactccctctgcctccaggccTGTCCATCGTCAttggggagctgctgcagaagATCCCACTAGCTGTGCTCTTCGGGATCTTCCTCTACATGGGGGTGACGTCGCTCAACGGCATCCAGTTCTACGAgcgcctccagctgctgctcatgccCCCCAAGCACCACCCCGATCTCCCCTACGTCAAGAAGGTGCGGGGCTCAGCGCTGGTGCAGGGGTagatgtggggggctgggagccctgctgggcagcaccaTGGAGGGACCTGggtacaagacacaggaggtgctgtgcttctctgcttggcactggtgaggcatgCTCTGGATCtggcgtgcagttctgggctccatgctttaaaagggatgtggagaagtgAGGGACCGCAGGCAGCGACAGAGATgctcaagggcttggaaggcaggtCGAGCCAGACGCTCCAGCAGCTGGGCCTGGTCAGGTGGCAGGAAAGGTGCCTCAGAAGCGACGCGAGAACAGGCTGCATTacctgcagggctgcctgccgtAAGAAGGGAAAGATCCTGTTCCcttctgctgagagcagggcacgAGCAGCAGCTGTAAgtggcagcaaagcaggtttaggcTGGACCTCAGGAATCACTTCTGcatgggcagagcagggaggccatGGGAGATGCCGGGGAAGGAGGGACGCACCATCGCTGGAGGTGTCAGAGAGGTTGGACGGGCAGCGGTCAGCGATGATCAAGGCACAGCcatgcctgtgctgtgctggggggctTACCCGGGCTGTACCGGTTGCCCCTTTCCTACTTCTGCTCCACGTGTCCGGGTTCTTGAAGCCTCTCCCGaaggtgctgggtgctggctacagcccGGACTGGGGACGGGGCTGTGAAAATGCTCCTGATGGCACTGACCCCTGGGGTCCTGGCAAGAGGgtctgctcctctgctcaggaCGTTGCCCCgtccccctgctctaggcaaCGACCGTGTTGCTGACCCCAAGGCTGCCGGGGCGTTGTAGGACCAGGCCTTGTCTGGTGGGGCTCAGATGGGGCTGCTGCTTGGGGCAGAGGTTGGATGAGCAGCAACCCCCCGAGGTCCTGAGCCCGGCCGGCAGCCCTGACCCATGGACTCTGCTGCTTTTGCAGGTGCGGACGCTGCGCATGCACCTGTTCACGGGGCTGCAGCTGGTGTGCCTGGCTGTCCTCTGGGCTGTCATGTCCACTGTGGCTTCGCTGGCCTTCCCCTTCATCCTCATCCTCACTGTGCCCCTGCGTATGTTCCTGCTTGCACGCATCTTCACTGACCACGAGATGAAGTGTGTAAGTGTCCCCCCGCCCCCGGATGTGGTGGGGAGACCCTCATCCTGCCTGTGTCCTATGATCGGGCCCAGCGCCTCTGGCTGTAGGGAGGGTCTCGCCCTCcctgtgccaggcagtggcagctctggaattgggggctttgggggtgggaagaggcccCCAAGCTCTGTGCCCACCCTGAGCCCCCCGTATTTCCCCAGCTGGACGCCAACGAGGCCGAGCCTGTGCTGGACGAACGGGAGGGCATTGACGAGTACAACGAGATGCCGATGCCTGTGTGagctgccagcccagcctctgtCCACGCACCTGGCCTGGCATAGGCAGATACGCgacccccctcctgctgctcctctgggACACGTGTCACCACCGCCAAAGGACCTGGAGCGGCCCTGGGGCCCCGCTGTGGACCCCGCGCTCACCCAGTGCCTTGCTCCCCATGCCAGCAGGGAGgacagccccctgcctggccgCAGGCACCTGCCAAAGAGCCCGCCTTGCTGCCCAGCTACCgtccaggggcaaggagcaggaccctactggggctggggggcacaggggctgccccctgccctggcctgctccgtccagccctgtgccagcccagccctgggtgcctcTGACAATCAGGTGTTTCCAAGACTGCAGTATTTTATTTAAGACAATAATTGAACTATCAATCAATGGCTTTgtaaggagctggggctgcagccggggcagcttctggggctctgcagcGGACGCCAGCCAAGCCTCCAGCCATGGCTCTCCACCCTCTCTGCCTCACAGCCCAGACAGACCGGAGGTCCCGGGTCTGACCCAGCACCCAGCTGCCTGTTCTTGCCACAGGACCATGGCAGAGCCACTCCTGGATGGCAGAGAccaccaggctgcagggctggacACTGGCTGTCTTGGTTTCTCTTGTGCATCCTGTCTGCAACCCTCATGCCAACACTACGTGGCCCCCCACTCATGGGGGAAGAGGCTGCGCTCAGGGACACTGGCAATGTTCCCCTTTCCAATGCCCTGAGCCCAGGCCGCCCCGGATGGATGCAGAAGCATCACGTGGCCGGGCCGAGGGAGGCTGTCAGcccctggaggggtgggggccgCATCACTGGGGCACCTGGGGTGCAcaggagctgctcccagggcagctaaTAAATGCAAAGACAAGGTGGATTTTTCACCTCTTTTATTGTAAAGTTCGTCCTCTGGGTCCAGCGCCCAGGCAGGGTGGCCGCACACACATGGCCACAGCCGGCCCAGCCCCACGGCGCCACTGTGCAAAGGGCCAGGCCCCCTCCCGCACGCTCTTGGCCCCCAGAGCACCCCGGGGCAGCAGTGACCGTGGCCAGTTGCTGTGGCAGGCTCGGGGACCTGCCCCCCCGCAGCATCAGAGGCAGTGGACGGGCCCCTGCCACGGCTTGGCCCAGCACCCAGCCCCGCCAccaggcagcacctgtccctcagccccatccccaccaacGGCAATAAATAAGTCTGGCCTAGCCCTGTCTCCACTCCCCGGGGCCCGGGAGGCGCTGCCCAGGGCCGAGGGACCCCTCAGAAGCGCAGCTCCCTCAACTTCTGCCGCAGGTACTGCTTGGCCTCCTCGATGCCGCTCACTTTCTCCAGCTCCGTGTAGGGCAGCTGGAAACGGGGGGAGCAGGTCACACGGGAGTCCAGGAGGCCACAGCAGTCAAGGAGGAGGGTAGCAGAGATGGGCCCCACGCCAGGTGGAGAACACTGCCCCTTCCAGGGCAGCCTTtacccccatccctggccctgtTAGCCAGCTGGAgcaagcccagcactgcccctagcCCTCCCTCCAAAGTCTAGGCCCAAGGGAACAGCCCAagatgggggcagcagggggacgGATTTGGGGGAGGGGTGTTTGGTCATGGCCTTAACATGACTGCAATGGGACATGGGCACCAGGCAACGAGTGTCACTACACTCTGGGGTAAGGGACAATGGAGGGGAGTATGGCAcaccccagctgcagtcagggcacagggcagctccAGGCCCCTGGTATCAGGAGGTGGTGAAGGCCCCGGGGCCAGTCAAAGGCCAGGAGAAGGAGCAGGAAATGAGGACAGGGACAGCCAGCCATGAGGATGTTGATGTGgcgctgcagccatggcaggaaaagcCATGACCTTGGGCAAAGGTGGGATGGGGTCTCTAGGAAGCCTCTGTCTGGGGGCAGGAAAAGCCCCTTCTTGCCCGATCCAGCCTGCATACCACCCCGATCTGTGAAGAGGGGTgcggggcagcccctgccctgctcacacCCCACTCACCTGGATCAGGCAgtagcccagcagctgcaggtgccGGTCGCGCATGGCTCGTGAGCCCACCAGGATGTCCGAGTTCTGGCAGTAATGCCACTTGTCATTGACCGACAGCACGACCCTGCAGGACAGAGCAGGCAGCGTCAGGCTGACCAGGGCCAcggggctgcaggggagacctcccggggtaggggcagggctcGGACAGTGCGACCTCATGCCAATCATCCCAATGCTGAGGGCTAGGACAGGGAGGTCCACCGCTCGGGGCCCCTAAGCAGATCTGTCAGCACCAAGCAAGGCACGGTGGGAGCTGtggtagggcagagcagggcaggctgggccagtACCTCTGGATCTCCTCGGCCCCCTGCGGCACGTCGCTCAGGCCACCCTTGGGGCTGGGTAGGTGTGGAGAAGGGGGAGCGCAGGCCTCGTCACGGGCAGCCGGACTCCTTTCCTCTGCCTCGTCAGGGGGCTGCTCCCCACGAAAGCAGCCAGGCGCGGCCTCCGGCCCCTCCAGGATCTTGCCAATGGGGAACTGGAAGAGTGTGGCAGTTGTGGTGCCATGGGGGGAGCAGTCAGGGGTGCCGGCCTGTGTGGCTAGGCACTCAGAGGGGCTGCTCAGCGTAGAGCTGCCCTGGCTGCCCAGGGACGACTCCTTGCTCAGGCTGCAGTAATAGTCTGAAGGGGGCTGGTAGCAGGGCCCCCTGGGCGCGGGGCACAGTGTGGGCAAGAACCGCCCGGCCAGGTCACTCTCCCGCGGACCCTGGGGGCTGCTCGGCGTCTCCGGAGCAAAAGGGGCAAAGTCCTGCAAGTCCGAGGTGAGGGCCAGCACGCTGGTGCGCAGGGGGGCCACGGCGGGGCGCACAGGAGGGGTCTTGTAGGCTGCAGGGACCCGGGAGAGAGGCAGCACGGCGCCCATGTTGTTGACCCACAGCAGGAAGTCTGCAGAGAGAACAGGCGGTCAAACCAACAACACGACTAATCAATCAAATGGACACCGGGTAGTTCCTTTTCACACCGCGCAGAATGGAAGTGTGCAGCTCGTGGCCACCAGACATGGCGGGGGCCGAGTTCTGCCAGATTCACACAGGACTGGACGCGTgcttggaggaaaagggcattGGTCATTACTGAGCAGGGAATGAGTGGCATGGCCTCTGCATCAGGCCTGCCTGGACCCTCAATGCTGGAGGCTCCAAATGGGACAGGAGCAGGtgaaaaccctgctcagaccctgGTCACTCTCCTCTAGCCTCCACAGGACAGAGGAGCTGAGCACCACAGGCCTGGGGCTGACCCAGTACGTGGCAGTTCTGGTGCCAAAGCAAGAGATGTGGCAACAAGGCCAGTAGATCAGGCTAcacctccccttacccccagagATGGCATGCACTGCCCACGTGCCCCCTGCCCCGTGAAGGGGATAGTGCCCCTGGAAGGGGGCACTGGGGAAGTCCACCCCTGCCGGCACCTCACCgcacacccctgctccagccaggcccagccctggccgGACCCAGCCCCGCTACCTGCGCAGTATCCAGGGGGCAGCACCTCGTCCTGCCAGTAGCAGTCCTCTCCCACCAGCTGCCGCAGGGCCTCCGCCACCAGCCCCTTGTAACTATGGAGAGGAGCAAGAGGGTCACGGCCCGTTGCATCCAGGCCCCAtggccctgccaggctgcaaggcagccccCTTGACCCCAGGGCCCAAGTGTCCAGTACCAGGGCTGCACAGGAGCTAGGGGTCCCAGAGCCCCGTTTCCCATCAGCCTTGCATCTCTGACGTGCTGGGGGCAGGCGAGGAGCCTCGGGCacatgcagcagccctgggcctaCTCCCTGCTTGTCGCAGAGCAGGGGTGTGGGCGGGGGGATAACCACTGCCCTCCACAGCACAGCAGTGTCCGTCTcccactgcagggagctcatgCCTCACATCTCTGCAGACAGCCACGTGCCCATCTAGGGACCCAGGCTGCCCCCatgggccccagctcccccaccacaccctcccacccccagctcctgttggccctgcctgcccccatgttGCGCCCATGCACCTGTACTTCCTGTTGGCCTCATCGGCAGTCATGGCGTGGTCGAACATGAGGACGCGGTAGCGAGGGTCAAGGCGGGGGCCGTTGTAGTCCCGGAACTCCAGCTCCACTGCGGCATCCAGCAGGGAGAGGTAACGGCGCACAATCAcagcgtgggggctgcctgtgggGGCAGCATGGGCCTGGTGTCcctggccccccacaccccttgggGCCCTCCTGTCCTGTCCCTGGGAAGGGATGGACCCCGCCAAGCGCCTCTATTCACACTCCACATACACAGTCCCCATCACCCAGCGCTGCTGGacccctctgcagccctgcacctgctcctcccagcccaggccccccgCTCTGGACCCAGCAACAGGTCTACCCAGGCAGAAGCCCAACGTACTCATGACATTGGCGATGAAGGCAGGGGAGAAGACCTGGTGCAGAACACACTGGGGGAAGTGACTGAGCTGGAACATGGACATGAGGATGTTGACAGTGGCCAGAGGTGAGCTTATGGCCTTCTGATCCAGTATGGCCTCCAGCTTGGGGAAGAGCTCGCCATGGTTGGACGGCCGGTAGTTCATGCGGCTGAAGGGGAACACCAGCTTCTGGATCACCTGCAGCAGAGACAGGGTCAGGAagggccagggcagcatgggccagccccagcaaggggggggggtcaGGCAGGCGCCAGACCACGACGTGGTGGCACGCTGCCCTGGGGAAGCCTGGCCCCAGCGACCCACCAGCCTAGCTCCAGGCACTCACCTTGctgtccagctgctccccacgCTTCAGCAGGAAGGCAGCAATGGTGTCAAGCAAGCGCGGTTCACGCAGCCGGTGGCGGGCCACGTACTTGGCGATcagggccatggtgtagggggtGAGGTTCTCCACCTTCCGGGGCAACCACTCTGTGGGGAAGCACAGCATGCCTGTGTCAGTCAGGCCCGGCCAGCAGGCACAAAGGGCAGGGGCGGCACCCCCAGGCAAGCCACTGCCCAAGGGAATACCAGGGCTCTcacacagcctgcagggctcccagatgcCTGACCACAGACAAGTGCCCTAGACCatttgggctgcagcagggatttccccacATGCCCTCTCCCAGAACTGATCTGCGCCCGGCTCTAGGATGTCTGCCAGTGGGCTGCATGCCTCTGTACTGGCCAGGGAGGCTGCCACACCGGCCATGGAGAGGTATAACCTGTCTCTGCTCCTCCATCTCCCTCAGCCAGCCCAACAGGGTGCTGGGACTCACCTGTGCCCTGCTTGGGGACCCTTGGCCTGGACCAGGGCAGCTCCGAGGGCACAACCTTCAAATCCCAGCACGGACCTGTGGTCCCCTCCAGCATGGCTCACACTCCCCAGAGCTTCCCCACAGGAGCTGCCCAGACACCCCTCCTCCTAtcagagcagcagctggacagcTCACACCCCCAGCAGCCACCATGGCTGCTACTCCCACTCTGACTCCAGGCACcttccagcctcagccccactgggCCAGCCTCATGCAGAGCTCAGCGGATCTGAAGGCCTGGGCAagagcaggcagcagccctcacctGCCATGCTGCGTATGAAGCGCTCCTGGCGGTTCTCATAGAAGAGCTGCGAGCTGAAGATGGCCTCCAGGGCCTTGTTGTTGGCCTCCTGGGCGCAGAGGGCCAGCATCTCGTCCAGCAGAGCCAGCTCGTGCTCCCGCACAGCGCTCACCTGCCCCAGCGTGTGCCGCACCAACCGCAGGATCTTGCGGTTGTTGAGCAGCTGCTGGTCGGAGGCTGCATGGCCCTGCAGCGCCTGGGCCCGCAGCCGGTAGTAggacagcagcaggaagagggtcTGCGGGTGCCGTTCCTTCTCCAGGTGCCGCTCCAGGCTGCTAAGGCAGGACTCCACCAGTGGGTGCGGGCTGGACGGGTGCAGCCGCATCACACTGCTGAACACCATGGAGAGGTCCTTCTGGTTGAAGCGGCCCAGGCGGCTCCGGGACTCGTCCTCCAGCACCCGCACCAGGGGTGACTCCCCGGGGAGGCCTGGGGAGAGAGCAGAGGTCTGAGTTCAGGGACACAGAGGGAGGCCCGAAGCCATACAACAAGACATTCATTTGTGGGCTGCCCAGAAGGTTTGGTTCAGATGCACATGAAGTCGTTTGCTTTGTTTTCAGGCAACTTCACGActgtcaagctttttttttttttggtgaaaatgaaGTGTCAAAACCTTTTGTTCCAGAGACATCAAAATGAAATCATAGAGTCAcacagaagtggggctggaagggacctgcagaggtcacatctcatccaacccccagCTTGAGGCCGaaccagccctgtccaaaccaacCCATTGTCCAACCTCTTAGCACAAGTGCAGTCACCCTGACAtagccccaggcatcgcccctgcccctgggaaagcaggggggctgcggccaccaacgtcctgctgctgccaggagggtcATGGACactccagagaccccaggccaAAGCTGTGGCTCCGCTGCAGAGGAAGAACTCCCCCAACCCTCCACCTCCAGTCTgggaccagtctgagcaggggggaaatcccttcctgcccccagtgcagcatcaGGCTGAGTCCGAGTGCCagggcaagaccctgtagccaggaccctgcagggttggtgccagcaggagcattgattgtcacagcccagtccccaatctccagcctgggctgcagcagcacccagcgccTCAAGTGAGTCTTAAAAAGAAAACCTCCCTAACATGTAGCAGCAAGAGGGGAATgaattccttccccaccccatacagcagccagcacagcccagaagtcTGGGAAATATCCATCACAGAGCACAGGCGTCGCCaggcctagatcatccccaccCAGCAGCTGTCCACCCTCTCCCTGAGCCCCTCTGGTGATGAAGAGCCCGCTCTCCCTGGCATCTatgccactgcctccctgctctgacagCAAAAAGGGTTTTCCTGCTATCCAGTATTTTAACTTTTCCAAAacacacccctcccttcccttcgtGACCATTCATCCGCTCAACAGCAGGCCAAGGCTGGTtactcctggaagtgccagccagcCGGCCTCTTCACTGCAGATGCTGCTCAATGAGAGGCAACAGTTTTATTCTGGTTTTGGGAATCCCAGTGTCACAGCGTGGCCGGGCCAGCAGGGCTCTACGGAGGTCACAtccagctccaggcaggatcagccccttcTGAACCAGCAGACAAGGGTTTGTCTAATCCAGGGCTGTCCCACAGCTGCCTCTTCCACTGCTATGCCTTGTGGGGGTCACATGCCACTGGCACAGCACACACGGTGGGGAAGGATGCTGGggagccacccctgcagcctACGGCCCATGCAGCACGCGGCCCCCAGCCACACCACAGCCGAACAGGCCGGGCCTACTCTGTTCCTAAACAAGCAGCCCTGTCACGCAGCTGCCAGGCACAAGGGTCCCCACCCCCCTGACCTGCCCCCAGGCTGGAACATaaggacccccacccccctgacctgcccccaggctgggaCACAAGGACTAGTCACAGAAGACTACTGGGGATGAAGGAGTGTAAGTATGTGCAGAGCACATGGAAAGATGCAGGCGCCTGGCTGGTCATATCAGAAGGGCAAACTGAAACGGAGGAATCTGGCAAGCAAAAGCAACCAGaccacagagcccagggctggacagaggaggcctcattttttgCACCTAGATATCTCCACCCTGTattcccagggctggggggagctagCGTGGGAGGGCTTTGGACCTCAATGGACACGTAACCACCTGAAAGTGGCGCTAGGAACAAGCAGAGGCTCCTGGAGATGGGAAGGGAGCACGTGCAGGAGGGCAGGGACACAGCGAGCAGTGCCAGAGGCCAGCAGCGCCAGGCCTTGCAAAAGACATCCAAACCAAAAGCAAGAGGTGCCTCAGCCTACGTAAGGAGAGAACAAGAGGAGAAGAGTGGAGCCATAAGGCTGGGACAGGGATAAAAACAACCTGGATGAAGCCCCAAGTCTCACCTCGGGCTGCATCCCAGTTTCAGGAGGAACAGTGGCAGGACAGCTAATAGGAACAAGGGTGTGGAAATGGGAGTTAGCACTGCTAAGCAGGAAGCAAAGCTCCCGGATCTTCGTGCTGGCAAGGCCGGGGACCTGTCAGCCCTGGGAATAGCACCTCTAGCAGCCGGAACTGGAACGGACCCATCAGATCTGTGATGGCGCCATGAGACCGAGGAACAGCAAAGCACAGCACCCAAGTgcaagaagggggcaggggcctgaGCAGCTGTACATTTGTTAGTCCAATGCCACCAGCAGGCAAAGGGTTTAAGGGTTTAGAGCAAATTTTGGAAGAAAGACAAGACGACACAGAAGAAAACACAAAATgagagagcagctgcaggggtTCAACGAGGCTGGGATATGCCCGACTAGTCTGGTGTCCTTCCTCAAACAAATAAATGATTCTCCAGACAAGAGAAACACCCGGGTTCAACACATCTGATACTACTTTAGTTACTCTGGAGAAGATGGGGACCAGCACAAGAGCTGTACGGTGAAGATAGGCTAG
Encoded here:
- the FASTK gene encoding fas-activated serine/threonine kinase; translated protein: MLRLLPCLRALTRERAWAGGLPGPAAGEARMFPACYCTGKAKPRAVLLPLEPYGHGLLQRLPQEACRARSHSKRKSWSFVHEKMSYDTFFTMKRLIERSRSVGEVLRWVTQNPGKVSASHYPIALHKLGQLLQQQSLPPGQAVLNGESRGPGQVLEHPEFQALCQAIISDCPKFDNFSIVNCLYAAAALGLPGESPLVRVLEDESRSRLGRFNQKDLSMVFSSVMRLHPSSPHPLVESCLSSLERHLEKERHPQTLFLLLSYYRLRAQALQGHAASDQQLLNNRKILRLVRHTLGQVSAVREHELALLDEMLALCAQEANNKALEAIFSSQLFYENRQERFIRSMAEWLPRKVENLTPYTMALIAKYVARHRLREPRLLDTIAAFLLKRGEQLDSKVIQKLVFPFSRMNYRPSNHGELFPKLEAILDQKAISSPLATVNILMSMFQLSHFPQCVLHQVFSPAFIANVMSSPHAVIVRRYLSLLDAAVELEFRDYNGPRLDPRYRVLMFDHAMTADEANRKYSYKGLVAEALRQLVGEDCYWQDEVLPPGYCADFLLWVNNMGAVLPLSRVPAAYKTPPVRPAVAPLRTSVLALTSDLQDFAPFAPETPSSPQGPRESDLAGRFLPTLCPAPRGPCYQPPSDYYCSLSKESSLGSQGSSTLSSPSECLATQAGTPDCSPHGTTTATLFQFPIGKILEGPEAAPGCFRGEQPPDEAEERSPAARDEACAPPSPHLPSPKGGLSDVPQGAEEIQRVVLSVNDKWHYCQNSDILVGSRAMRDRHLQLLGYCLIQLPYTELEKVSGIEEAKQYLRQKLRELRF